The Gloeomargarita sp. SKYB120 genome has a segment encoding these proteins:
- the dnaK gene encoding molecular chaperone DnaK produces the protein MTRVVGIDLGTTNSVVAVMEGGKPVVIPNSEGSRTTPSVVGFTRDGERLVGQLARRQAVIDPKNTFYGVKRLMGMTYDELPPVARRVPYTIRRGVRNRVEVYCPRLDQTFTPEELSAMILRKLADDAEQVLGYPVTDVVITVPAYFNDAQRQATRDAGRLAGLEVKRILNEPTAAALAYGLDKKDDQTVLVFDLGGGTFDVSILDISQGVFEVRATAGDTQLGGVDFDQRLVNWLADQFQREHGIDLRRERQAFQRLLEAAEKAKIELSSVPSTLINLPFITATEEGPLHLETELTRSTLESLCADLLDRLRGPVDQALADSGLDPADLDAVLLVGGSTRMPMVRQLVREMLGQEPYQGLNPEEVVAMGAAIQGAVLAGDLRDVLLLDVTPLSLGLETANGMMKVLIPRNTPIPVRRSDIFSTAEDNQSAVEIHVLQGERPLASGNKSLGRFRLTGIPPAPKGLPQVQVAFDIDANGILQVSAQDRQTGRQHTITIQDAASLTPSEIQKMLAEAERAAPSDQAQKQKIERCQKAEALIQKAERQLRQVTLDYGFLFLRERRQKLEQLIQALRRSLAAKDLVKVDQLTSRLQDQLNELLAIVRQQQQEDEMPWFSPPWSRPEGHSSHRRRREWDDDNW, from the coding sequence ATGACCAGGGTGGTGGGCATTGATTTAGGGACAACCAACTCGGTAGTGGCGGTAATGGAGGGGGGGAAACCCGTAGTCATCCCCAACAGCGAAGGCAGTCGCACCACCCCCAGCGTGGTGGGATTTACGCGCGACGGCGAACGCCTGGTGGGTCAACTGGCGCGGCGGCAAGCGGTGATAGACCCCAAAAACACCTTCTACGGGGTGAAACGGTTGATGGGCATGACCTACGACGAATTGCCCCCAGTGGCTCGGCGCGTGCCTTACACCATCCGGCGCGGCGTGCGCAACCGCGTGGAGGTCTATTGCCCCCGTTTAGACCAGACCTTTACCCCAGAAGAACTCTCGGCGATGATCCTGCGCAAGCTGGCCGATGACGCCGAACAGGTGCTGGGCTACCCGGTGACCGACGTGGTGATCACGGTTCCAGCCTACTTCAACGACGCGCAACGCCAGGCGACGCGGGATGCGGGACGCTTGGCCGGCCTGGAGGTCAAACGTATCCTCAACGAGCCGACGGCGGCGGCCCTGGCCTACGGCTTGGATAAGAAAGATGACCAGACGGTGCTGGTGTTTGACCTGGGGGGCGGCACGTTCGATGTTTCCATCCTGGACATTAGCCAAGGGGTGTTTGAGGTGCGGGCGACGGCGGGGGACACCCAGTTAGGGGGCGTGGACTTTGACCAGCGCCTGGTGAACTGGCTGGCGGACCAATTCCAGCGGGAACATGGCATTGACCTGCGGCGGGAACGGCAAGCCTTTCAACGGCTGTTGGAGGCGGCGGAAAAGGCCAAGATTGAACTTTCCAGCGTACCCAGCACTTTGATTAACTTGCCCTTTATCACCGCGACGGAGGAAGGACCGTTGCACCTGGAAACCGAACTTACCCGCAGTACCTTGGAGTCCCTGTGTGCGGATTTGCTCGACCGCCTGCGGGGGCCGGTGGACCAGGCTCTTGCCGACAGCGGCCTAGACCCCGCCGACCTGGACGCTGTGCTCTTGGTGGGCGGTTCAACTCGGATGCCGATGGTGCGCCAGTTGGTGCGGGAGATGCTCGGCCAGGAACCCTATCAGGGGCTGAACCCGGAGGAGGTGGTGGCCATGGGTGCCGCGATCCAGGGCGCAGTGCTGGCCGGAGATTTGCGGGATGTACTGCTGTTGGATGTCACGCCCTTGTCGCTAGGGTTGGAAACCGCCAACGGCATGATGAAGGTCCTGATTCCCCGTAACACGCCGATTCCCGTGCGCCGCTCCGATATTTTCTCCACCGCCGAGGACAACCAGAGCGCTGTGGAGATCCATGTTTTACAAGGGGAGCGTCCTCTGGCCAGCGGCAACAAATCCTTAGGCCGGTTTCGGTTGACGGGGATTCCGCCGGCGCCCAAGGGGTTGCCCCAGGTGCAGGTAGCTTTTGACATTGACGCCAACGGGATCCTACAGGTCTCAGCCCAGGACCGCCAAACGGGGCGACAGCACACGATTACCATCCAGGACGCCGCCAGTCTCACCCCCAGCGAGATTCAAAAAATGCTGGCCGAGGCGGAGCGGGCAGCCCCCAGCGACCAGGCCCAGAAGCAAAAAATCGAGCGCTGTCAAAAGGCGGAGGCCCTGATCCAAAAGGCGGAACGGCAATTGCGCCAGGTGACCTTGGATTACGGGTTTTTGTTTCTGCGGGAGCGGCGGCAAAAGCTCGAGCAACTGATCCAGGCCCTACGGCGGAGTTTGGCGGCCAAGGATTTGGTCAAGGTGGACCAGCTCACCAGCCGGTTGCAGGACCAACTCAACGAACTCCTTGCCATCGTCCGGCAGCAGCAGCAGGAGGATGAGATGCCCTGGTTTTCGCCTCCCTGGAGCCGCCCAGAGGGTCACAGCAGCCATCGCCGTCGCCGCGAGTGGGACGATGACAACTGGTAG